From the genome of Toxoplasma gondii ME49 chromosome XII, whole genome shotgun sequence:
TTCTCTAGTCTGCCAGCAGTTCTTCACCCTTTTCCCCGGTGACTTTTTCACCGCCTCATCTCTCCAATTTCTAGTCGACTTTTCGCTTTCGCTGTTGCCCCCACGTCGTCTCCGTCATGTGTCTTCCTAGACCTGTCTCCCGTTACAGCGAAGCGAGACAATGTCCTTTGAAGTATATGTGAGTGTGTCACTTTGACACGGAGAAAGTGTGTTTCGCGTGCACATCAGTCGTTTCGACGTTCACCGTCCCGCCCTCAAATTCGTTAAACCATTTAGTTCAAAAGGAAACCTCACTCTGTCCCGGCGCTTGGACTTTTTCTCCACTGTCGGTTGTTGTTTATTACTCATACAGATTGGAGGAGACATTTCGCTCTCGAATGGAGACGGAAATCCCGAAATTTCGTGTTTGTCTGAGTGCACCGAAGGCCGCATTTGCTCGATTAACCATTTACTGTTGGTATTCCTGACGCGTGTGTGTTCCACGCCTCTTTCTCGGCCGGAAAAAGCGAGGACATCGAAGAGACGACAACCACCTGCATACTTTATTTTTCTCTTATTCTGTCCCATTTACGCTTTCGGACTCTTCACTTTTTCCGCACCAGGCCTGCCTACGGTGTATTACCGGGCAGAATGGGGgcctctcgtgtctccccGTTCCTCTCGAGGGAGACAGGTGTCTCCACCACGAGtgagctttcttctctctgccgtgTTGCATCCTGTCGACTCTTACCTTCCGCATGTCGTTTTAAACTcatcgttcttcttctggccGTCGTAGCGTCGCCTGTCCTTCGAGACTCGCGTTTCGTGGGCAtcactctcgcttctgctctgAATCCTTCCTCAGCGCCCTCCTCGCTCCCAACggttttttcgtctgcacCTACAAACTCTCTGCCTCAAACGCCTGTTGGGCCGCATGTTGCGAGggtccgtctgtctcctcggatCCCAGTTCCTCTACAaacgctctcttctccctcgaacGGCATTTCCGCCGCCTTCGTGGCACCCGCAACTCTCGCAGGTTCCACCTCCCCTGcgccgtctttctccttgtcCACGTCGTTTCCTGAACCGGACGGGGCCAAGACCTCCCCTcgaactcgagagacagcacGACACTCTGTTCCCAGTTCCGAACTAGCTGCTGTCGCTCGGCCTTCCAGCGCCCACCTTTCTGGAGTCCACCCTCCCGCCATTTCGCCGCTGTCTCGCGGCGGAACGGCTTCTTCAGCCTCACGCTCTCACGAGTGCCCTTCGATGCTCGGCTCAGAGCGACGTACGCTGTCTGCAGCGGCTGCGAGGTCGGGAAACCAGACAGGAGATTTCAGCTCTCCCGACcgcagctgtctctcgccgcaGCAACAACACCGAGAGCTGGTCTCGCCCTATGTGGGTCAAATGCTGCTGGAGGACATGCTGACGGGGCGCATGGTCGAGGACGCATGCGCGCGTCTCTACTACATGGGAAAGACCGCCGGGTTTGTGCATCTGTACACAGGGCAGGAAGCCGTGAGTGCGGGAGTGATCAAACTCCTTCGACCCGACGATGCCGTCGTCTCCACCTACCGGGATCACGTCCATGCAACGAGCAAGGGCGTACCGGTCCGAGAGGTCATGGCCGAGCTGTTTGGCAAAGCCACTGGGTGCAGCCGAGGCCGAGGCGGCAGCATGCACATGTTCTCGAAGAAACACAACATGATTGGCGGGTTTGCCTTCATTGGAGAACAGATTCCAGTGGCTCTTGGATACGCCTTCAGTGCAGCCTATAGACGCTTCGCTATGGGTGACAAAAGCGACTCAAACGCAGACCAGGTGTGAACAAGTTTTGTGACCGTTTTTGTTCTCTCCGTGGATGTCTTCCTCGCATTCTCTTATTCTACtcctgtgtttcttcgtGTATCTTGTGACGTCCGTTCTTGTCGGAGGTCGCGTGGCGCGGTCTACAGATTAGCCTTGTCCCAGCTGCTTCGGGATCATGCTAGCTTTTGTCTGGTTCGATGGGAGGAAAAAGGTCATCTGAGAAATCACATCTATGGACCAAATTCAGATTTAGAACACAACATTGTGCGGTTCTGACCGGATTCCGCAAGCTTCGAAAAAGGAGGGGTCTGATCGACCACCGGTGACGGCCATGTCTGTCCGTTAAATGTCTGGTGTCAGAGGCAGTGGGTGAAGACCCTTTGACGCATTTTCCTTGAGAGGGGCTTGATTTTCTGTATTACCTGTTGTTCGTGAGCCATGTCAGATGCGTGGTCTCTCTCTTTAAGATCTGACTTTCACGCCTATGCGGGGCTTCGTTCCTTCCATTGCCATTCTCCGCAGgtcgctgtctgcttcctggGAGACGGCACGACGAATATGGGTCAGCTCTACGAGGCCCTGAATATCGCGGCTCTGTCTAAACTCCCGATCGTCTTTGTCGTTGAGAACAACAACTGGTAGGCCAGCAGTTGAATGAACGACGTCAGCTCCTTCTGGTTAAGCGACTGTTGGTATGGTGGCCTGCAGGTCAAGATAATAAGACTGGTGGCACATTATTTTAAAATACTTCAGTCGTCATATATAGGTCGATGGACCAAAGGATTACGTATAGTTCTTTGTGTTCAGCTTGCAGCGCTACCTTCAGGATCACACCGTTGTCTCCACCGATTTTGTGTGAAAGAGCACCCGCTTCAGTATCATCCACAGAAAGCCCAGGATTCTAACAGCAGAAACGAGAA
Proteins encoded in this window:
- the PDHE1A gene encoding pyruvate dehydrogenase complex subunit PDH-E1Alpha (encoded by transcript TGME49_245670~Product name based on PMID:17784785;17449654.) — its product is MGASRVSPFLSRETGVSTTSELSSLCRVASCRLLPSACRFKLIVLLLAVVASPVLRDSRFVGITLASALNPSSAPSSLPTVFSSAPTNSLPQTPVGPHVARVRLSPRIPVPLQTLSSPSNGISAAFVAPATLAGSTSPAPSFSLSTSFPEPDGAKTSPRTRETARHSVPSSELAAVARPSSAHLSGVHPPAISPLSRGGTASSASRSHECPSMLGSERRTLSAAAARSGNQTGDFSSPDRSCLSPQQQHRELVSPYVGQMLLEDMLTGRMVEDACARLYYMGKTAGFVHLYTGQEAVSAGVIKLLRPDDAVVSTYRDHVHATSKGVPVREVMAELFGKATGCSRGRGGSMHMFSKKHNMIGGFAFIGEQIPVALGYAFSAAYRRFAMGDKSDSNADQVAVCFLGDGTTNMGQLYEALNIAALSKLPIVFVVENNNWAIGMAAQRSTATPAVWQRAESFGVAGVEVDGMDVLAVRGAARRAIDRARRGEGPTLIEALTYRFRGHSVADPDEMRAVKQKEAWVVRDPIKSFEEELKRLGYASDETIAATRAKVKAVVDDAVKFAETSPEPDVQECGQFIFAPPYTEAGKPEPLTNEQLHQYAVALKQELDAKARAKAGDKTPQPSVLQSANPPIVID